CCTCCAGCACGCGGCGGATCAGGATGCGGTTTTCGAGATTGTCTTCCACATACAATATGACGCGTTGATTGGGCATGGCAACTCCGATGCGATTGTAACTGTCGGATAAAATTTTTTCATAACAGCACCCTTGCAAAACAAAAACGCCGAGAACTCTCGGCGTTTGAGCGGGTGATGGGACTCGAACCCACGATATCTTGCTTGGGAAGCAAGCGTTCTACCACTGAACTACACCCGCTTGTGGGCAAAATTATAGCAGAGAAACCGGGTTTCTGGCAGTTTTTTTTAAGCGCCGCGCTGGAGCAGTTTATCTGCCAGCGACTTTAACGCCTCGCCCGCTTCGCCCTGCGGATTTGCGACTCGCAGACTCTCCAGCGCGAGATCGGTCATCTGCCGCGCCGCCTCCTGCGCGGACCTTCGAGCGGACTCCGCTTCGAGGAGCGCTGCCGCCGCCCGCACCTCCTCCGCCCGGATCGGCCCGCGCTGCCAGTGCCGAGCGAACTCGCCGTTCTTCTCCAACCCGAACAGCACGGGCAGGGACTTCTTGCCTTCCACCAGGTCGCCCGCGGCGGATTTCCCCGTCAGCGCCTCGTCGCCCCAGATGCCGAGGATGTCATCCTGGACCTGAAAGGCGAGGCCGAGGTAATGCCCGAAGGCGCGGTAGGCTTCCTGGCGCGCCGCGTCCGCGCCGCCGAGCAACGCGCCGAGCTGACAGCAGGCCGCGATCAGCGCGGCGGTCTTCCCGCCGACCATCGGCCAGTAATCGTCCACGGCGAGATCGGCGCGGTCTTCGTAGGAGATGTCGAGGAACTGGCCGCGCGTCAGGTCGAGGCAGGCGTGTTGAAGAATGGTCGCGGCGCGGATAACGATCGGGGCGGGGTAGTCCGCTTCGAGGTCGGCGAGAGCGAGGTTCGCGAGGATGAACATCCCGTCGCCCGCGTTGATCCCCTGGGCGAGTCCCCACTTCTTCCAGACGGTCGTCCGCCCGCGGCGCTTGTCGCTGTTGTCTTCGATGTCGTCGTGGAGGAGGGAGAAGTTATGGACGAGTTCCACCGCGGCCGCGGCGGGAAGCGCCGGGCGCCAGTCCGCGCCGCAGGAGGCGGCGGCGAGCAGGACCAGCAGCGGGCGGACGCGCTTGCCTGTGGCTTCGGGGCCCGCGCCTTCGCCCGTCCAGCCCATGTGGTAGGCGAGCATTTCGTGGAAGGGACGGGTGCGCGGCTCGTCGAGGCGGGCGACCTGCTTTTGAAGTTCGGTCTCGATGGCGGAGAGGAGGTTGGGGAGCATGGGATTGGTTGGGGTGATTTTATTATGAAAAGCCCGCGCGGGGAAGTTTGTTAGAGGACGCCCATCTGTTTCAGTTCGTCCTCCAGTTGGCGCGGCGACTGAAAGTGGACGGACGCGATCCCCAGCCCGCGCGCGGCCTCGACGTTCGGCAGCGCGTCGTCTATGAAGACGACTTCGTCGGCGGGACGTTCCATGCCTTGCAGCGCCAGCCGATAGGCTCGCGGGTCTGGCTTGTTGACCCCGAGTCGGCTGGACATGAAGATTTCGTCGAACAGGGCGAGGAAGGGATGGGCCTGTTGAGCCTGCGGGAATTTTTCGTGCGAGACGTTGCTTAAGATGTAAAGCGGATGTCCCGCCCGCTTCAACCTGCGGACGATGGCAACGCTTCCCTCGATGGGTTCGCGGACGGTCTCCAGCCAGCGCTCGTCCCAGAGACGGAAGAGATGCGCGTACTGCGGGTATTGCGCGGAGGCGCGCGCCACGCCTTCGGAGAACGGGAGTCCGCCGTCCATGAGCGCGTTCCATTCGAAGAAACGGATCTCCTTGAGAAACGCGTCCACCGCCGCGGGGGAGGGGAAGTGCGCGTCGAAGATGTTGTGCATGTCCCACCTGACGAGGACGTTGCCAAAGTCGAAGAGGAAGGCGAAATTCTTTTTCATGCGGGTTCGAGGATGTAGATGGTAATTTCGGGACGACAGTTAAAGCGCGCGTTGACGGTCGTCACGCCGACGCCGCGGTTGGTGTAGAGTAACATGCCGTTGACGTTGTAAAGTCCGCTGGGATATTTCTTTCCCATTTCGGGGAGGATCGGCGGCCCGATGAGCGGGATGTCAACCTGCCCGCCGTGCGTGTGACCCGAAATTTGCAGGCCGAAACGTCCCGTCGCCGCGCTGACGTCGGCGAAGTCGGGTTCGTGCGCCAGGAGGATGGCGGGCGCGCCGTCCCTCGGCAGGGCGTTCAGAACCTCGTCGAAGCGGCCAGCTTTTTCGAGGACGTCGTCCACGGCCGCGATGTGAAGTTTGGCGTCGCCGCGCTGGACGGTGTAGACCGTGTTCCGCAGGACGGTCACGCCAGCGTCGGTCAGCGCTTGCTCTATCCATTCGGGGTTGACGCGGTGATCGTGGTTACCGAGGATCGCCACAGTCGGGCAGGCGCGCGGCAGGGACGCGAAGGAAGTACGGATGACGTCCAGATTTTCCGCATAGGTTTCCCATACATTGGGGCGTCCGTATGGGTGATATTCGAGATAATCGCCAGTCAGGGCAATCAGGTCTGGGGACTGTTCCAGCGTCAATGCGACGATCTGGTCCAACCGCTCTTTGTT
This DNA window, taken from Candidatus Denitrolinea symbiosum, encodes the following:
- a CDS encoding serine/threonine protein phosphatase, with translation MKDRKKISRRDFLRLLEVISLQVAALEVLGYTYSTEVEMDWIEITDLPVKLPRLDPAFKGFRLAQVSDFHLGQWINKERLDQIVALTLEQSPDLIALTGDYLEYHPYGRPNVWETYAENLDVIRTSFASLPRACPTVAILGNHDHRVNPEWIEQALTDAGVTVLRNTVYTVQRGDAKLHIAAVDDVLEKAGRFDEVLNALPRDGAPAILLAHEPDFADVSAATGRFGLQISGHTHGGQVDIPLIGPPILPEMGKKYPSGLYNVNGMLLYTNRGVGVTTVNARFNCRPEITIYILEPA
- a CDS encoding haloacid dehalogenase superfamily, subfamily IA; the encoded protein is MKKNFAFLFDFGNVLVRWDMHNIFDAHFPSPAAVDAFLKEIRFFEWNALMDGGLPFSEGVARASAQYPQYAHLFRLWDERWLETVREPIEGSVAIVRRLKRAGHPLYILSNVSHEKFPQAQQAHPFLALFDEIFMSSRLGVNKPDPRAYRLALQGMERPADEVVFIDDALPNVEAARGLGIASVHFQSPRQLEDELKQMGVL
- a CDS encoding polyprenyl synthetase produces the protein MLPNLLSAIETELQKQVARLDEPRTRPFHEMLAYHMGWTGEGAGPEATGKRVRPLLVLLAAASCGADWRPALPAAAAVELVHNFSLLHDDIEDNSDKRRGRTTVWKKWGLAQGINAGDGMFILANLALADLEADYPAPIVIRAATILQHACLDLTRGQFLDISYEDRADLAVDDYWPMVGGKTAALIAACCQLGALLGGADAARQEAYRAFGHYLGLAFQVQDDILGIWGDEALTGKSAAGDLVEGKKSLPVLFGLEKNGEFARHWQRGPIRAEEVRAAAALLEAESARRSAQEAARQMTDLALESLRVANPQGEAGEALKSLADKLLQRGA